The following proteins are encoded in a genomic region of Gimesia algae:
- a CDS encoding type II and III secretion system protein family protein: MFKQNCHGSAFRIFETICFQNAIKIIAITIASLSSLAHLALAQGPAMLQMPPRALQQGGQYAAPPSQVQRQYAQPPVQVQHRVSPKYLPQTQYQSQTQYDPARQGVIPIQDAGSQTNGPQIQMVQDTGRITRKPLPTQIRSTPGIFDEMEIIIRRSQLIITNSRIRRYAIADPSIIEFVTYSPTEISIVGLELGTTTLTLWFEGDDTPITYLVHTIQDPSLEGQRRIDYGKLERKIAVLFPNSKVYLIPLSRKIIVKGEASDATEAANILSVIRGEVINYEGNLGGPQPYGAGAAYGGGYGGGGGLLDGLGNNGYASSFIVNMLEIPGEFQVMIHVTIAQMNRTMMRQLGVDLSVLFDGGRQFLGSSMGGVPSTLTGIFEAGEVNVLINALAQNGTTKIMARPTLTVLSGHSASFLAGGEFAVPTIVGVGGAQGTSTTFRGFGTSIVVTPIVIDKDLIRMRIVPEYSQINDGNSVQGIPGLNSRRAQTTVELREGQTIVLAGLFGHDSSTGVTRIPWLGEIPLVGSYLFSSKQSSQGESELLITVTPQLVRPMEEDEVPPYPGFEVTVPQDKELYKYAMTEGAPDTAVYQLQPYGRGAGQGVEVGYQPFNPAPASPYYPPAATGTYQQGPAAQPIPQPRSSFPTQPVHPRNPVHSNQHQPLPPPPAPAASGPQAYAPGQYQGAQTPQRSGRFTQMIKNRFQNGPAENQNNSFIQPAGYVDPKMRRASAEPQPAQSRFSLFGGE, from the coding sequence ATGTTCAAGCAGAACTGCCATGGATCGGCATTTCGAATTTTTGAAACGATTTGTTTTCAAAATGCCATTAAAATCATCGCGATTACCATCGCGAGTCTATCGTCGCTCGCTCACCTTGCACTTGCACAGGGCCCCGCAATGCTGCAGATGCCACCGCGTGCCTTGCAACAAGGAGGACAATACGCCGCGCCGCCCTCTCAGGTCCAACGTCAATACGCTCAACCACCAGTACAAGTTCAACATCGAGTCTCCCCGAAATATCTGCCACAAACTCAATACCAATCCCAGACACAGTATGACCCTGCGCGCCAGGGTGTGATTCCTATTCAGGATGCGGGATCTCAGACGAACGGTCCTCAAATCCAGATGGTGCAGGACACGGGCCGCATTACCCGGAAACCTCTGCCGACTCAGATCCGGTCGACCCCCGGAATTTTTGATGAGATGGAAATTATCATCCGTCGCAGTCAGCTGATCATCACTAATTCACGTATTCGCCGGTATGCGATCGCGGATCCTTCGATTATTGAATTCGTGACCTATTCTCCCACGGAAATCTCAATTGTGGGTCTGGAACTGGGAACGACGACTTTAACGCTGTGGTTTGAAGGTGATGACACACCGATTACCTATCTCGTGCATACGATTCAGGACCCCAGCCTGGAAGGCCAGCGACGGATTGATTACGGAAAGCTGGAACGAAAAATCGCGGTACTCTTTCCGAACAGTAAAGTATATCTGATTCCTCTCTCGCGGAAAATCATTGTCAAAGGCGAGGCCTCTGATGCGACGGAAGCGGCGAACATTCTGTCAGTCATCCGCGGTGAAGTGATCAACTATGAAGGAAACCTGGGGGGACCTCAGCCTTATGGAGCCGGAGCCGCCTATGGGGGCGGTTATGGTGGAGGAGGGGGCTTGCTGGATGGGTTAGGAAACAATGGCTACGCCTCTTCCTTTATCGTCAACATGTTAGAGATCCCGGGAGAATTCCAGGTGATGATCCATGTGACGATTGCGCAAATGAACCGTACCATGATGAGACAGTTGGGTGTGGATTTGAGTGTCCTGTTTGATGGTGGTCGACAGTTTCTGGGATCTTCAATGGGGGGAGTTCCCTCAACTTTAACGGGTATCTTTGAAGCCGGCGAAGTGAATGTATTGATCAACGCATTGGCCCAGAATGGTACCACCAAAATTATGGCACGCCCGACATTAACGGTGTTGAGCGGTCACTCGGCCAGCTTTCTGGCCGGGGGGGAATTTGCCGTTCCAACAATTGTCGGTGTCGGTGGTGCCCAGGGGACCTCCACGACATTCCGCGGCTTTGGTACCTCTATCGTTGTGACTCCGATTGTGATTGATAAAGATTTGATTCGTATGCGAATCGTGCCGGAATACAGCCAGATTAATGACGGCAATTCAGTGCAGGGAATTCCCGGATTGAATTCGCGGCGGGCACAGACGACCGTCGAATTACGTGAAGGACAGACCATTGTCCTGGCTGGATTATTTGGGCATGATTCTTCAACCGGAGTAACCCGGATTCCCTGGCTGGGAGAAATTCCGCTGGTGGGGAGTTACCTGTTCAGCTCAAAACAGTCGAGTCAGGGAGAGTCGGAATTGCTGATCACAGTCACTCCCCAACTGGTACGACCGATGGAAGAGGATGAAGTGCCTCCCTATCCAGGTTTTGAAGTTACAGTGCCTCAGGATAAAGAATTATATAAATATGCGATGACAGAAGGGGCTCCGGACACAGCCGTCTATCAACTGCAGCCTTATGGTCGCGGTGCTGGCCAGGGAGTTGAAGTTGGCTACCAGCCGTTCAATCCAGCTCCTGCTTCTCCTTATTATCCACCGGCGGCTACCGGGACTTACCAGCAGGGACCTGCAGCACAGCCGATTCCACAGCCACGAAGTTCCTTCCCGACGCAACCAGTGCATCCACGAAATCCAGTACACTCGAATCAACATCAACCATTGCCTCCGCCACCAGCACCTGCGGCGAGTGGGCCACAGGCTTATGCTCCCGGACAATATCAGGGGGCACAGACACCACAACGGTCTGGCAGATTTACACAAATGATCAAAAACCGGTTCCAGAATGGTCCAGCGGAAAACCAGAACAATTCCTTTATCCAGCCTGCAGGATACGTCGATCCGAAAATGAGACGTGCCTCAGCGGAACCGCAACCTGCTCAATCCAGATTTTCCCTGTTTGGTGGGGAGTAA